A stretch of Limanda limanda chromosome 7, fLimLim1.1, whole genome shotgun sequence DNA encodes these proteins:
- the zgc:103759 gene encoding U8 snoRNA-decapping enzyme, whose protein sequence is MASGQLSRAEALACSGCLHACHVLLYSDTPRQLFGKIPIRHIILMQMRFDGLLGFPGGLVNPAEETLEAGLTRELSEELGVALPISVEDHVDSCHAPASSPSSSPSSRLITHFYVKKMEEEQIIEVERAATSTATDHGHEVLGMVRVPLYTMKRGGGLGPFLSHSFIGSARTQLIDSLLRLNLVAPEELHEALTRSLETHSHTAEDLKATLELPAVKRKQL, encoded by the exons aTGGCGAGTGGACAGCTGTCGAGGGCGGAGGCGTTGGCGTGCTCCGGCTGCTTGCATGCGTGTCACGTATTGCTCTACTCTGACACACCACGTCAGCTGTTTGGGAAAATTCCCATTAGACATATCAtactg ATGCAGATGCGCTTTGATGGTCTGCTAGGTTTCCCCGGAGG GCTGGTTAACCCCGCGGAGGAGACCCTGGAGGCAGGCCTTACCAGGGAGTTGTCGGAGGAGCTGGGCGTGGCTCTTCCTATATCGGTGGAAGACCATGTGGACTCTTGCCATGCTCCTGCTTCATCCCCCTCCTCATCGCCGTCCTCTCGTCTTATCACTCACTTCTAtgtgaagaagatggaggaggagcagattaTAGAGGTGGAGAGAGCAGCTACCTCCACAGCTACAGATCATGGACATGAG GTTCTGGGAATGGTCAGAGTCCCGCTCTATACCATGAAACGTGGCGGAGGCCTCGGGCCTTTCTTGTCGCATTCGTTCATCGGCAGCGCTCGCACCCAGCTCATTGACTCTCTGCTGCGCCTCAACCTGGTCGCCCCTGAGGAGTTGCACGAAGCCCTCACCCGCTCTCTGGagacacactcgcacacagcaGAGGATCTGAAAGCGACCCTTGAGCTGCCAGCGGTGAAGAGAAAACAGCTTTGA